The segment TCGCCGGTCGGCTCGATCACCAGCTCATCAACGAGATCCCTCCCTTCGACGAGTGGGAGACCAGCGCCGAGAACCAGGCGCGCTGGTTCTACGAGGAGCTGCGCAAGGTGCTGCCGCCGGAGATCGCCACCGGTCTGGTGCACACGCGGGTCTGGGAGACTCCGGACCAGTACGCCCAATACGAGCCCTGAACCGACGCGCGTGCACCTTCTCCTCACCGATCGGCTCGCCTGTCCACACTGCGGTCCCGCGTTCGGGCTGATCCTCCTGGCTCGCACCCTCGAGGAGAGACGGGTCCTGGAGGGTGAGCTGGGCTGCCCCAACTGCCGCCAGCGCTACGCGGTGCGCGCGGGGCTCGCGGACCTGCGGGCGACCGCGTCCTCGACGACGCCCCCGTCCACGCTGGAGGCCGCTACGGCGGAGGAGGCACTCCGGGTCGCCGCGCTCGTCGGGGTCCGCGAGGGTCCGGCGCAGGTCCTGTTGCACGGCCGGGCGGCCCGGTTCGCTCCGACGCTCGCCGAGCAGCTCCCCGACGTGCACTGGATCGCCGACCACCCGGCCGTCGGCTCCTGGTCGGAGCAGGCGGGCGTCGAACGTGTCCGGACGGGCGGGCGGCTTCCGTTCTTCGACCGCTCCCTCCGGGCCGTGGTGGTCGAGGGTCCGGACGGGGGCGCGCTCGCGGAAGCGTCGCGGGTCGTGCAGTCCCGGGGTCGGCTCGTGCTGCTCGATCCCGCAGCGGAGGAAGCGGGCTCCGTGGAGGCGCACGGGTTCGTTCCGCTGCTGGACGACCCGCGCGCGCGTGTCTGGGAGCGTCGTTGACCGTTGCCCGGTACGCGTTGTGTCCATATGCTTTGGACACCTTGCCTGCGGAGGGTTCGAAGCAGCGATGAACTGGCTGAAGAAGCTCATCGGCGGAACGGACGGACCCAGGGGCGTCGACTACTACGCCGAGGCGATGGCGCTGTTGGACGCGGGTAGCCTGCACGAGGCCCTGACGTCGCTCCGACTGGCGCTCAAAGACACGCCCGGCGACCCTCTGGTCCTCCAACAGATCGCCATCACGTACACCCGCATGGGGCTCCTGGACGAAGCCGCCAAGACCTACCGGC is part of the Gemmatimonadota bacterium genome and harbors:
- the queD gene encoding 6-carboxytetrahydropterin synthase QueD, translated to MYTVSARAHYDSAHFLRNYKGKCERLHGHRYVVEAAVRTERLNDSGIAFDFVELKRHLREIAGRLDHQLINEIPPFDEWETSAENQARWFYEELRKVLPPEIATGLVHTRVWETPDQYAQYEP
- a CDS encoding Trm112 family protein; the encoded protein is MHLLLTDRLACPHCGPAFGLILLARTLEERRVLEGELGCPNCRQRYAVRAGLADLRATASSTTPPSTLEAATAEEALRVAALVGVREGPAQVLLHGRAARFAPTLAEQLPDVHWIADHPAVGSWSEQAGVERVRTGGRLPFFDRSLRAVVVEGPDGGALAEASRVVQSRGRLVLLDPAAEEAGSVEAHGFVPLLDDPRARVWERR